A genomic segment from Peribacillus sp. ACCC06369 encodes:
- a CDS encoding long-chain fatty acid--CoA ligase has protein sequence MDRPWKKHIPPGNPLEIDIPEMSLTELFYQSVEQYSDKTAVTFMEQRYTYSELGNLVKKCARLLADEGIKKGDRVALMLPNCPQYPIGFFGTLLNGAIVVQINPMYKQNELIHVLKDSGARLIIVLDELLPIVEAVMAETDVEKMLCVSLEKGKCEMIKKLLSVTEADFTVRIEPSEDVAVLQYTGGTTGRSKGAMLTHGNIVANTLQSAAASRINTQKGKERVLGVSPLFHVYGMTSGMNLTFYNGGELILVSRFEVTEIVDIINKLKPTIFPGVPTMYIALLQYYQSQPFDLHTLKSCVSGSSPLPLNVLSRFNELSGTKIAEGYGLSEASPVTHRNPVSGLQKSGSIGIPLQNTDAAIIDSITGEPSLLVDTPGELVIKGPQVMKGYWGMPEETRNTIQNGWLHTGDIAKMDEDGFFYIVGRKKEMIIAGGFNIYPIEIEDILYSHHKVLEAAVFGVPDQYRGETVHAAVVLKPSERITENELKDYCRKQLAAFKVPKIITFESELPKTAVGKILKRKLQEKHIAYSDKI, from the coding sequence ATGGATAGACCTTGGAAAAAGCATATCCCGCCCGGAAATCCACTGGAGATTGATATTCCTGAAATGTCTTTAACAGAACTATTTTATCAATCAGTCGAACAATATTCGGATAAAACAGCGGTTACGTTCATGGAGCAAAGGTATACATATTCAGAGTTAGGGAACTTAGTGAAAAAATGTGCCCGCTTGCTTGCTGATGAAGGGATTAAAAAGGGGGATCGTGTGGCTCTTATGCTTCCTAATTGTCCCCAATATCCGATTGGTTTTTTCGGAACTCTTTTGAATGGAGCAATAGTTGTCCAAATCAATCCGATGTATAAGCAAAACGAATTAATACATGTCCTGAAAGACTCAGGTGCAAGGCTCATCATTGTGCTCGACGAATTATTGCCAATAGTTGAAGCCGTAATGGCTGAAACCGATGTTGAAAAGATGTTGTGTGTGTCTCTGGAAAAAGGTAAATGTGAAATGATAAAAAAGCTGCTATCAGTAACAGAGGCGGATTTCACAGTGCGGATTGAACCCTCCGAAGATGTCGCCGTTCTCCAATATACAGGAGGAACGACAGGGCGTTCTAAAGGGGCGATGCTAACCCATGGTAATATCGTTGCGAATACGCTGCAAAGTGCAGCTGCTTCAAGAATAAATACTCAAAAGGGGAAGGAAAGGGTACTTGGAGTTTCCCCATTATTTCATGTTTACGGGATGACTTCAGGGATGAACCTGACATTTTATAATGGTGGAGAATTAATTCTTGTATCCCGGTTTGAGGTGACGGAAATCGTCGATATTATCAATAAACTTAAACCGACCATTTTTCCAGGGGTACCAACGATGTATATTGCTTTATTACAATATTACCAGTCCCAACCATTTGATTTGCATACATTGAAATCTTGCGTTTCAGGTTCGTCACCATTGCCATTGAATGTATTGTCAAGGTTTAACGAATTGAGTGGAACAAAGATTGCAGAGGGCTATGGCCTGTCCGAGGCGTCACCAGTCACTCACCGAAATCCAGTTAGCGGTCTCCAGAAATCTGGAAGTATCGGGATTCCTTTACAGAATACTGATGCCGCCATAATTGACAGTATTACAGGAGAACCATCCCTCTTGGTTGATACACCAGGTGAATTGGTCATAAAGGGTCCACAGGTAATGAAAGGCTATTGGGGCATGCCTGAAGAGACGCGAAATACGATTCAAAACGGATGGCTTCATACCGGTGACATTGCCAAGATGGATGAAGATGGCTTCTTTTACATTGTGGGACGCAAGAAAGAAATGATCATCGCAGGCGGATTCAATATTTATCCAATTGAAATTGAAGATATTCTCTACAGCCATCATAAGGTTCTTGAAGCTGCCGTCTTTGGCGTTCCCGATCAATATCGCGGTGAAACGGTACATGCTGCGGTAGTTTTAAAGCCAAGTGAAAGGATAACTGAAAACGAGTTGAAAGATTATTGCCGAAAACAGCTCGCTGCCTTTAAAGTCCCAAAAATAATCACATTTGAAAGTGAACTTCCGAAGACAGCGGTCGGTAAAATCTTGAAACGCAAGCTTCAAGAAAAACATATCGCTTATTCGGATAAAATATGA
- a CDS encoding acyl-CoA dehydrogenase family protein, with protein MDFRLDEDILLLKENIRQFIEEQIDPFSMQIEDEDHIPESIINLSKEIGLFGLSIPENYGGLGIGMVGKCALYEEIGKTHNGYTTLIGAHTGIGTVGIVEMGNEMQKEKYLPDMASGNKIGAFALTEPAAGSHATNLKMTAVKSGDKYILNGTKHYITNADVADIFTVMAVTDKDKGAKGITSFIVEKDFPGFRVGSLERKMGLRGSHSAELVFEDCEVPAENVLGDVGQGYVNALKILANGRAGLAARNLGSCQYLLDLSTKYATEREQFDVPIIDHQAVSHMIAEMAMEIEALRSFTYRVAWMVDQKEKIIKEAAMLKLYGSEVYNRVADKAVQIHGGMGYMKDYPVERFYRDARITRIYEGTSEIQKNIITGQLKRKYQN; from the coding sequence ATGGACTTTCGCTTAGATGAAGACATCCTGCTATTAAAAGAAAATATAAGACAGTTTATCGAAGAGCAAATCGATCCTTTTTCCATGCAGATAGAGGATGAAGATCATATCCCGGAATCGATCATTAATTTATCGAAGGAAATCGGGTTATTCGGACTTAGTATCCCGGAAAATTATGGTGGGCTCGGAATCGGAATGGTAGGGAAATGTGCTTTATATGAGGAAATCGGCAAAACACATAATGGATATACCACTCTGATTGGGGCCCACACAGGTATAGGGACAGTAGGGATAGTTGAAATGGGCAATGAAATGCAAAAGGAAAAGTATCTTCCAGATATGGCAAGCGGTAATAAAATTGGCGCATTTGCTTTAACTGAGCCTGCAGCGGGGTCCCATGCGACGAATCTCAAAATGACGGCTGTCAAAAGTGGCGATAAGTATATCCTAAATGGGACTAAGCATTATATAACGAATGCAGATGTAGCGGATATTTTTACAGTTATGGCCGTAACGGACAAAGATAAAGGGGCAAAAGGAATCACTTCATTCATAGTAGAAAAGGATTTTCCTGGTTTTAGAGTTGGTAGCCTGGAAAGGAAAATGGGACTACGAGGCTCACATTCGGCCGAATTGGTTTTTGAAGATTGCGAGGTTCCGGCTGAAAATGTACTGGGGGACGTTGGTCAAGGGTATGTAAATGCATTGAAAATCCTTGCAAATGGCCGGGCAGGCCTTGCGGCACGAAATTTGGGGTCCTGTCAATACCTGCTGGATCTATCTACTAAATATGCCACCGAACGTGAACAATTCGATGTTCCTATCATTGATCATCAAGCCGTATCTCATATGATTGCCGAGATGGCAATGGAAATAGAAGCACTTCGCTCATTCACATACCGTGTCGCATGGATGGTCGATCAGAAAGAAAAAATCATTAAAGAAGCGGCAATGCTTAAGTTGTATGGTTCAGAAGTATATAATCGTGTCGCTGATAAGGCCGTTCAGATTCATGGCGGGATGGGATACATGAAGGATTATCCAGTTGAACGTTTCTATCGGGATGCCCGAATCACTAGAATATATGAAGGCACATCCGAAATCCAAAAAAATATCATTACTGGGCAATTGAAGAGAAAATATCAAAACTAG
- a CDS encoding acyl-CoA dehydrogenase family protein, which yields MDLRLSDEQKMVQKTIRKFVENELIPLENEVLRNEMAGKPSLPEGTLKELQEKAKKAGFWGINTPEEFGGADLGQLMMAIVLMEVSKTFVPFSFGGSADNILYYGNEEQKKKYLIPTINGEKKSCFAMTEPGAGSDTRNIKMTAVKEGNEWVLNGEKTFITGGNDADFVMVIAVTDKESHQATGTEGVTCFIVDRDMGWRSEYINTMGEWGPAGLVFDNVRVPEENILGEVHGGYKLGLEWIGFARWIVGARAVGSAERLLQMAIEYAKERVTFGKPIAERQAIQWQIADSAVEIEAARWLVLNAAFTLDNGEDNRHLASMAKLYGANMGNRVVDRVLQIHGGMGYTKELPIERWYREARLWRIYDGTDEIQRMIISRNLIKGHVKLGQFL from the coding sequence ATGGATTTACGATTATCGGATGAACAAAAAATGGTACAAAAAACAATACGCAAGTTTGTGGAAAATGAATTGATTCCCTTGGAAAATGAAGTACTACGGAATGAAATGGCTGGAAAACCTAGTTTACCAGAGGGGACATTAAAAGAATTACAGGAAAAAGCAAAAAAAGCTGGGTTTTGGGGCATCAATACTCCGGAGGAATTTGGTGGGGCAGACTTAGGACAGCTTATGATGGCCATTGTCTTGATGGAAGTATCAAAAACGTTTGTACCATTCAGCTTTGGAGGTTCGGCGGACAATATTCTTTATTATGGTAATGAAGAACAGAAAAAGAAATATCTGATCCCTACGATTAACGGGGAGAAAAAGTCCTGTTTTGCCATGACGGAGCCGGGAGCAGGGTCCGATACGCGAAATATTAAAATGACGGCAGTAAAAGAAGGGAACGAATGGGTGCTTAACGGGGAAAAAACTTTCATTACAGGAGGAAACGATGCCGATTTCGTCATGGTCATTGCTGTAACCGACAAAGAAAGTCATCAAGCAACCGGAACGGAAGGGGTAACTTGTTTCATTGTAGACCGTGATATGGGCTGGAGATCAGAATATATCAATACGATGGGAGAATGGGGACCGGCCGGTTTGGTTTTTGATAATGTCAGGGTACCTGAAGAAAACATTTTAGGGGAAGTGCATGGCGGTTATAAACTAGGCTTGGAATGGATTGGGTTTGCAAGATGGATTGTGGGGGCGCGCGCTGTCGGTTCTGCAGAAAGATTGCTGCAAATGGCTATAGAATACGCTAAAGAACGTGTTACATTCGGTAAACCGATTGCTGAGCGACAGGCCATTCAATGGCAGATTGCTGATTCGGCTGTAGAAATCGAAGCTGCAAGATGGCTTGTTTTGAATGCAGCTTTCACACTTGATAATGGAGAAGACAATCGCCATTTAGCTTCAATGGCTAAACTCTATGGAGCGAATATGGGGAATCGGGTCGTTGATCGCGTATTGCAGATACACGGTGGCATGGGTTATACGAAGGAGCTTCCTATTGAACGTTGGTACCGTGAGGCTAGGCTTTGGAGGATTTATGATGGCACGGATGAAATACAGCGGATGATCATTTCCCGAAATTTGATTAAGGGACATGTTAAATTAGGACAATTCTTATAA
- a CDS encoding SDR family NAD(P)-dependent oxidoreductase, protein MTGRFTGKTALVTGGSRGIGLAIVELFASEGANVAIIDINEEVLTSTGNELRDKGYTIFTKVANVVNSEEVEASIREIADTFGSLDILVNNAGVIRDNLLFKMTDSDWQTVMDVHLKGTFNAVRSAQKHMVANKYGRIINISSTSALGNRGQANYSAAKAGLQGLTKTLAIELGKYGITANSVAPGFIETEMTKETARRVGVSFEQFIQDRANSIPVARSGLPSDIAHAVAFFADEASSFISGQVLYVAGGPKN, encoded by the coding sequence ATGACAGGGAGATTTACAGGGAAAACGGCTTTAGTTACGGGTGGAAGCAGAGGGATTGGCCTGGCGATCGTCGAACTATTTGCAAGCGAAGGCGCAAATGTAGCCATTATCGATATCAACGAAGAGGTTTTGACATCAACAGGAAATGAATTAAGGGATAAGGGTTACACCATTTTTACAAAAGTGGCCAATGTGGTCAATTCCGAAGAAGTGGAAGCATCCATTAGAGAAATAGCCGACACATTCGGCTCCCTTGATATCCTCGTGAATAATGCGGGGGTCATCCGAGATAATCTACTTTTTAAAATGACCGATTCAGATTGGCAAACGGTGATGGATGTGCATTTAAAGGGTACCTTCAATGCAGTACGTTCCGCCCAGAAGCATATGGTTGCAAATAAATACGGAAGAATCATCAATATATCATCCACCTCCGCCCTTGGGAATCGTGGGCAGGCTAATTATTCAGCTGCAAAAGCCGGGCTTCAGGGGTTAACAAAAACACTAGCGATCGAACTTGGAAAATATGGAATAACGGCTAATTCGGTCGCACCAGGTTTTATCGAAACCGAAATGACGAAAGAAACAGCCAGGCGGGTGGGAGTGAGTTTTGAACAATTCATCCAGGATAGGGCAAACAGTATTCCTGTTGCTAGAAGCGGTTTGCCAAGTGATATTGCTCATGCTGTTGCATTCTTTGCTGATGAAGCATCCTCATTCATTAGTGGACAGGTTTTATATGTCGCAGGCGGTCCAAAAAATTAA
- a CDS encoding MaoC family dehydratase N-terminal domain-containing protein: protein MFNESIGKRSKPVKNMVERSAVKKFALSIGDPHPIFIDEEIGRQSRYGTNIAPPTFPRVFDFGSIESLNLPNKGLIHGEQIYRYNRPLKVGEEITCYTEVKDYYEKKGKQGEMGFLAFKNYGTDADGEIVFTAEQLVIINETIRRMVMSK from the coding sequence ATGTTCAACGAAAGTATTGGAAAACGATCCAAACCCGTTAAAAATATGGTTGAACGGAGTGCCGTTAAAAAATTCGCATTATCGATTGGTGATCCCCACCCGATTTTCATCGATGAAGAAATAGGCAGGCAATCAAGGTATGGAACGAATATCGCACCACCAACTTTCCCAAGGGTTTTTGATTTTGGGTCGATCGAAAGCTTAAACCTCCCGAATAAAGGGTTGATTCACGGCGAGCAGATATATCGCTACAACAGGCCGCTGAAGGTAGGGGAAGAAATCACCTGTTATACGGAAGTGAAAGACTATTATGAGAAAAAGGGAAAACAAGGGGAAATGGGATTTCTAGCCTTTAAAAATTATGGGACGGATGCGGATGGGGAAATTGTCTTCACTGCTGAACAGCTTGTCATTATCAATGAAACGATCAGAAGGATGGTGATGAGTAAGTGA
- a CDS encoding MaoC/PaaZ C-terminal domain-containing protein: MTTLTELHIGDSLHSIELEPVTRLDLIKYAGASGDFNPIHTIDEEAKNAGLPGIIAHGMWTMGNLAKIFSNLYEIGFIEEYKIRFKGMVFLNDVITLQADLKEKSGDRYFFNVAATNQSGKEAISGEVIFKAY, translated from the coding sequence GTGACGACATTAACCGAACTTCATATTGGTGACTCGTTACATTCAATTGAGCTTGAACCTGTAACGCGTTTGGATCTCATTAAGTACGCTGGTGCATCAGGTGATTTTAATCCCATTCATACGATTGATGAGGAAGCAAAAAATGCTGGTCTTCCCGGTATCATCGCACATGGAATGTGGACGATGGGAAACCTCGCAAAGATTTTCAGTAATCTTTATGAAATCGGATTTATCGAAGAATACAAGATTCGTTTCAAAGGTATGGTTTTCTTGAATGATGTCATAACTCTTCAAGCCGATCTAAAAGAAAAAAGTGGGGATAGATATTTTTTCAATGTAGCGGCCACTAACCAGTCAGGTAAGGAAGCGATCAGTGGAGAGGTTATTTTTAAGGCCTACTAA
- a CDS encoding sigma 54-interacting transcriptional regulator, producing MKQDSQFNLLKEWTFPALVVDSANRIKDWGYYFNQLLGQNGNKILTKQFDEWQFLDNKRLAAARLRDKRYLFLLMKQMDTDNILYIGRETQFLDDLLIDAHETDKLNRALDAIIENSYDGIYITDQDGITLYTNSAIERITGIPKEYYIGKSVDQLIKRGILNASVTHKVVKLRRTVSVVQDNFAGKETLITGSPVFNAAGEIEQVVTNIRDLSDLNELMHELTKVNELNNQYKQEIEKLRKITSQDGVVFVSDKMKMIYEIAERISDIDATVLILGETGVGKDVLARNIYNRSIRSKKGDFIKINCGAIPADLLESELFGYEGGAFTGANQKGKPGMFELAESGILFLDEVGELPLQLQVKLLRALQEREIQRIGGTKPKKIDVRIIAATNRNLSEMVKSGDFREDLFYRLNVIPITIPPLRERREDILALIDLFLTKANEQYKFSKEIDSRLKEYFYQHDWPGNVRELINIVERLVVLTDNHLLSINDLPEEYQPENRNQPNRNSSLTLKEAVERAEKEILTKAAQTYQTTYEIAEALDSSQATIVRKLKKYRLKVSGKE from the coding sequence GTGAAACAGGATTCTCAGTTTAATTTGCTCAAAGAGTGGACCTTTCCTGCACTAGTCGTGGATTCTGCAAACCGGATAAAGGATTGGGGCTATTATTTTAATCAATTGTTAGGTCAGAATGGTAATAAAATATTAACCAAACAATTCGATGAGTGGCAATTTCTCGATAATAAAAGGCTTGCAGCTGCAAGGCTGCGTGATAAACGGTATTTATTTTTATTGATGAAACAAATGGATACTGACAATATTCTATATATAGGCAGAGAAACACAATTTTTGGATGATTTATTGATTGATGCTCATGAAACGGATAAGTTGAATCGCGCTCTGGATGCCATTATCGAAAATTCCTATGATGGGATATACATCACCGATCAAGATGGAATCACCCTTTATACCAATTCGGCAATTGAACGGATCACTGGCATTCCAAAAGAGTATTATATAGGCAAGTCGGTGGACCAATTGATTAAGCGCGGCATCCTGAATGCTTCGGTGACGCATAAGGTAGTGAAGCTGAGACGAACGGTATCAGTCGTACAGGATAATTTTGCTGGAAAAGAAACATTGATTACAGGAAGTCCCGTTTTTAATGCGGCAGGGGAAATAGAGCAAGTCGTTACGAATATAAGAGATTTATCAGATTTAAATGAACTGATGCATGAGTTGACGAAAGTTAATGAATTGAATAATCAATATAAGCAGGAAATAGAAAAACTGCGGAAGATAACAAGCCAGGATGGCGTCGTATTCGTCAGTGATAAGATGAAAATGATTTATGAGATTGCTGAAAGAATATCGGATATTGATGCGACCGTACTCATTTTAGGAGAAACGGGCGTTGGAAAAGATGTCCTTGCCCGTAATATTTATAATCGGAGCATCCGATCTAAAAAAGGAGATTTCATCAAAATAAATTGTGGGGCAATTCCTGCTGATTTATTGGAATCCGAGCTCTTTGGATATGAAGGAGGGGCATTTACCGGTGCCAATCAAAAAGGTAAACCAGGGATGTTTGAGCTGGCGGAAAGTGGGATCTTGTTCTTGGATGAAGTCGGTGAGCTTCCCCTGCAACTTCAAGTGAAGCTGCTTCGGGCCCTTCAGGAAAGGGAGATTCAAAGAATCGGAGGTACAAAGCCAAAGAAAATCGATGTTCGCATAATCGCAGCCACGAACCGGAATCTATCGGAAATGGTCAAATCGGGCGATTTTCGTGAAGACCTCTTTTATAGGCTGAATGTCATTCCGATTACGATTCCTCCCCTAAGGGAAAGAAGAGAAGATATCTTGGCATTGATTGACCTATTTTTAACAAAGGCAAACGAACAATATAAATTCTCAAAAGAAATAGATTCGAGGCTGAAGGAATACTTTTATCAACATGATTGGCCAGGAAATGTCCGTGAATTGATTAATATAGTGGAAAGGCTCGTCGTACTGACGGATAATCATTTATTATCGATTAACGACCTTCCAGAAGAATATCAGCCGGAAAATCGGAATCAGCCCAACCGTAATTCTTCCCTAACTTTAAAGGAAGCGGTGGAAAGAGCCGAAAAGGAAATCCTGACGAAAGCGGCTCAAACCTACCAAACTACATATGAAATCGCAGAAGCCCTTGATTCCAGCCAGGCAACAATTGTGCGGAAACTTAAAAAATATCGATTGAAGGTCAGTGGAAAAGAATAG
- a CDS encoding branched-chain amino acid ABC transporter permease yields MDILIQQLFNGLTIGSVYSLVALGLTLVYGILHIPNFAHGALYMLGGYITLSMMTLYGVNYWIAMFVSVIVVGLLGVLLERFVFRLLREAPPLHDKIAAIGILLFLEAFAQFVWGADFHTMTSPYGQVVNFMGLTFTLQRLLIIVSAIAVMVLLYLFLKKTYTGSTIIAMSQSREGASLVGININKVAMLTFMISGGLAAIASSLASPINLVFPGMGHLVILKAFVIIILGGMGSIPGAIVGGYILGFSESLGATYISNDYKDIIAFILLVVILTVKPTGLFAKGER; encoded by the coding sequence ATGGATATTTTGATCCAGCAGCTTTTTAATGGTTTGACGATTGGCAGCGTATATAGTCTTGTTGCCCTGGGATTGACGCTAGTATATGGAATTTTGCATATCCCGAACTTTGCCCACGGTGCCCTATATATGTTGGGTGGATATATCACGTTGTCAATGATGACATTATATGGGGTCAATTACTGGATTGCCATGTTTGTATCCGTTATCGTTGTTGGTTTGTTGGGAGTCCTTTTGGAACGTTTCGTGTTTCGTCTGTTAAGGGAGGCACCTCCATTGCACGATAAGATAGCAGCAATCGGCATTCTCCTTTTTCTTGAAGCTTTTGCCCAATTTGTCTGGGGTGCAGACTTCCATACAATGACTTCTCCATACGGCCAAGTCGTCAACTTCATGGGCTTGACGTTCACACTACAGCGGTTATTGATCATCGTGTCAGCTATCGCAGTAATGGTTTTACTTTATCTTTTCCTTAAGAAAACTTATACCGGGTCAACGATAATAGCTATGTCCCAAAGCCGTGAAGGTGCGTCATTAGTGGGAATCAACATTAATAAAGTCGCGATGCTGACCTTCATGATATCGGGTGGTTTAGCTGCCATCGCTTCATCCCTTGCATCACCGATTAACCTTGTTTTTCCCGGCATGGGGCATTTAGTCATCCTAAAAGCATTCGTCATTATCATCTTGGGCGGGATGGGGAGCATCCCGGGGGCGATCGTAGGCGGATATATCCTAGGTTTTAGTGAGAGCCTGGGCGCAACTTATATTTCAAATGATTATAAGGACATCATCGCATTCATTCTTTTAGTCGTGATATTAACCGTGAAACCAACAGGTCTTTTTGCCAAGGGGGAGAGGTAG
- a CDS encoding branched-chain amino acid ABC transporter permease, translating to MIALIIFAFSFPFIAQNDYYLHMLTLSFIWAIAVYGINLLSGYTGYLSLAHAGFFAIGAYSLGLLTVKAGMNFWLALVTACLITCAIGFLIGLIALRTKEHFFAIYTLCVGYIIYLVIDKWEGLTEGVRGLIGIPAPGNIGPIAFDTAASQYYLVLIFLLAVILIVYRIIRSLTGRTYMAIRNSEDLAQTIGISTMKNKLTAFVLSTFFAGLAGALYASFIRFIGPDIGSTAIMFDLLMYLLVGGIGTLSGPLVGTLLLVILSQNLQFLQEYRMLIFGPLLTIIIIFYPRGISGAIFDWQNKRKVNKRSKVRNEIHMKAEEG from the coding sequence ATCATCGCTCTTATCATCTTTGCATTTTCATTCCCCTTTATCGCGCAAAACGACTATTATCTCCATATGCTGACGCTTTCGTTCATCTGGGCGATAGCTGTTTATGGGATTAATTTACTGTCAGGATATACTGGATATCTCTCACTTGCACATGCTGGATTTTTTGCCATTGGAGCATATTCACTTGGGCTGCTGACGGTAAAAGCGGGAATGAACTTTTGGTTGGCACTTGTAACGGCATGTTTAATCACATGTGCAATTGGGTTTTTAATCGGATTGATAGCGTTGAGGACAAAGGAACACTTTTTCGCGATTTATACCCTATGTGTTGGTTACATCATATATCTGGTCATCGATAAATGGGAGGGGCTTACAGAAGGGGTTAGGGGATTGATCGGTATTCCTGCTCCTGGAAATATAGGTCCAATCGCATTTGATACTGCAGCATCACAATATTATTTGGTCCTCATTTTCCTGCTTGCAGTGATTTTGATCGTGTATCGAATTATCCGCTCGTTGACCGGCAGGACGTATATGGCCATCAGGAACAGCGAGGACCTTGCACAAACGATAGGCATATCCACAATGAAGAATAAGTTAACCGCATTTGTCCTATCCACATTCTTTGCAGGTTTAGCAGGTGCCTTGTATGCTTCATTCATTCGCTTCATTGGACCTGATATCGGATCAACTGCCATAATGTTCGATCTATTGATGTATTTATTGGTTGGTGGAATCGGGACACTCTCAGGTCCATTGGTAGGTACATTACTATTAGTTATCCTTTCGCAGAATCTGCAATTCCTTCAAGAATATCGAATGTTGATATTCGGACCATTGCTTACGATAATCATCATCTTTTATCCGCGCGGAATCTCAGGGGCCATCTTTGATTGGCAAAACAAGCGAAAAGTTAATAAGCGGTCCAAGGTGAGAAACGAAATTCACATGAAAGCGGAGGAGGGATGA
- a CDS encoding ABC transporter ATP-binding protein yields the protein MSLLIETRNLTKRFGGLAAVNNVDFMIEKGRINAIIGPNGAGKSTFFNLISGFHRPTSGTVLFKGIDITKLPANEIAGLGISRTFQTTSLFDQSTVLDNVIVGHRLRTKSNLVDAILRTNRLKREEAACRDKAMEVLDIVGLTQSADRMVSSISQEEKKRTAIALALATEPEIIFLDEPAAGINPDETEGLTELIKKLNRSGLTICLIEHKMHMIMNLADQIMVLNYGEKIAEGTPKEIRGNEAVIKAYLGGSASA from the coding sequence ATGAGTTTGCTTATCGAAACGAGGAATTTGACAAAGCGGTTTGGCGGATTAGCGGCGGTCAATAATGTGGATTTTATGATTGAAAAAGGCAGAATCAATGCAATAATCGGACCGAATGGTGCAGGAAAATCAACTTTTTTCAACTTGATCAGTGGCTTTCATCGCCCAACTTCAGGTACGGTCCTTTTTAAAGGGATAGATATCACCAAACTTCCTGCCAATGAAATTGCAGGGCTTGGAATTTCAAGGACCTTTCAAACGACAAGCCTTTTTGATCAATCGACCGTCTTGGATAATGTCATTGTCGGGCATAGACTGCGTACCAAATCCAATTTGGTTGATGCCATTCTAAGAACAAACCGTTTAAAACGGGAGGAAGCGGCATGCAGGGATAAGGCAATGGAGGTGCTTGATATTGTTGGATTGACGCAATCTGCTGACAGAATGGTCTCCAGCATCTCGCAGGAGGAAAAGAAACGGACAGCCATTGCCCTTGCCCTTGCAACGGAACCGGAAATTATCTTTCTCGATGAACCTGCTGCGGGAATCAACCCGGATGAAACGGAAGGTTTGACAGAACTGATTAAAAAATTAAATCGATCAGGACTGACCATTTGTTTAATCGAGCACAAAATGCATATGATCATGAACTTGGCAGATCAAATCATGGTCCTTAATTACGGGGAAAAAATTGCCGAGGGCACCCCTAAGGAGATCCGCGGAAATGAAGCGGTGATTAAAGCCTATTTGGGAGGTAGTGCCAGTGCTTAA
- a CDS encoding ABC transporter ATP-binding protein, which produces MLKLTDVAVNYGSFTAIKHVNIEVAKGEIVVLLGANGAGKSTTFRSISGISKLSKGEIHFQGMPIGGRAPDKNVLEGIVQCAEGRKLFPQMTVQENLRMGAYVHRKKKAEIKDSLEYVYHLFPILKEKHHDEAGSLSGGQQQMLAIGRALMSKPKLLMLDEPSVGLAPLIVEQMFQVIEEINREGITILLAEQNANAALSIADKGYVFGNGEIVVQGTASDLLANDEVRKAYIGA; this is translated from the coding sequence GTGCTTAAGTTAACCGATGTCGCCGTGAATTATGGGAGTTTCACTGCGATAAAACATGTGAATATCGAAGTTGCCAAGGGAGAAATCGTAGTTTTGTTAGGAGCTAATGGGGCAGGGAAAAGCACGACTTTTCGTTCCATAAGCGGTATCAGTAAGCTGTCCAAGGGGGAAATTCATTTTCAGGGCATGCCCATAGGGGGCCGTGCCCCGGATAAGAATGTTCTGGAGGGAATAGTCCAGTGTGCCGAGGGACGTAAACTATTTCCACAGATGACCGTCCAGGAAAACCTGAGGATGGGTGCCTATGTGCATCGAAAGAAAAAGGCGGAGATCAAGGATTCCTTGGAATACGTCTATCATTTATTCCCGATTTTAAAAGAAAAGCATCATGATGAAGCGGGAAGCCTGAGCGGAGGTCAACAGCAAATGCTGGCAATTGGAAGGGCCTTGATGTCGAAACCCAAATTGTTGATGCTTGATGAGCCTTCGGTGGGACTGGCTCCACTTATTGTCGAACAGATGTTTCAAGTCATTGAAGAAATAAACCGGGAAGGAATCACGATCCTGCTTGCGGAACAAAACGCGAATGCTGCCCTTAGCATTGCAGATAAAGGATATGTTTTTGGAAATGGGGAAATTGTCGTTCAAGGGACAGCCAGTGATTTATTAGCCAATGATGAAGTAAGGAAAGCATATATTGGAGCCTGA